One genomic segment of candidate division KSB1 bacterium includes these proteins:
- a CDS encoding Mur ligase family protein: MDLVLVLTAVLVAAGTAERWAHGRALRAIHGREHVNGTRGKSWVTRLIAAGLNGAGMRAVAKTTGSARRLILPDGHEQEVHRRGPANVREQLHVTRRAAQLKAHALVAECMATAPELQRFLESHLMQSHVTVITNVRPDHQEALGPSLAGAARRKGARVEVVRAVDHPSPQEMARFDYYEHPANVACALSVCRQLGVEREVALQGMGRVRPDPGALTWMGLSLAGRTVRFVNASAANDAESTAAIFEHLHLRPDSERPLIVVLNARRDRPLRTVQLVGHLGSLLRADHYLVVGELSWAMKKRLAKLARAGLPLEILGQVPPQKVQERIAALARAGSTVVGIGNIGGMGRALIELCAGMKKS, encoded by the coding sequence TTGGACCTTGTTCTTGTGTTGACTGCGGTACTCGTTGCCGCAGGCACTGCGGAGCGCTGGGCGCACGGTCGTGCGCTGCGGGCGATTCACGGCCGGGAGCACGTCAACGGCACGCGGGGCAAGTCCTGGGTGACCCGCCTCATTGCCGCCGGGCTCAATGGGGCGGGCATGCGCGCAGTGGCGAAGACCACCGGCAGCGCCCGGCGGCTGATCCTGCCCGATGGCCATGAGCAGGAAGTCCATCGGCGCGGGCCGGCCAATGTGCGCGAGCAGCTCCACGTAACGCGCCGCGCAGCGCAGCTTAAGGCCCATGCCCTGGTGGCGGAGTGCATGGCTACTGCACCGGAGCTCCAGCGATTCCTCGAGTCCCACCTGATGCAGTCCCACGTCACGGTGATCACCAATGTGCGGCCGGACCACCAGGAGGCGTTGGGGCCCTCCCTCGCCGGGGCGGCGCGTCGCAAAGGGGCCCGGGTGGAGGTGGTGCGCGCTGTCGACCATCCCTCACCCCAGGAGATGGCCCGCTTCGACTATTACGAACATCCAGCCAACGTGGCCTGCGCACTGTCTGTGTGCCGCCAGCTCGGGGTGGAACGCGAGGTTGCGCTCCAGGGGATGGGGCGCGTGCGCCCAGACCCCGGGGCCCTCACCTGGATGGGCCTTTCTCTGGCGGGCCGCACCGTGCGCTTTGTCAACGCCTCCGCCGCCAACGACGCCGAGTCGACCGCAGCCATATTTGAACACCTCCACTTGCGGCCTGACTCTGAGCGCCCGCTAATCGTAGTGCTGAACGCGCGACGCGACAGACCCCTGCGCACCGTACAGCTCGTCGGCCACCTTGGCTCGTTGCTGCGGGCGGATCACTACCTGGTCGTGGGCGAGCTTTCCTGGGCGATGAAGAAACGCCTGGCGAAATTGGCAAGAGCCGGTCTGCCGCTGGAGATTCTCGGCCAGGTGCCGCCGCAAAAGGTGCAGGAAAGGATAGCCGCCCTAGCCCGTGCCGGCTCAACAGTCGTGGGGATAGGCAACATCGGAGGCATGGGACGCGCTTTGATCGAACTCTGTGCCGGGATGAAGAAGTCATGA